A window of the Hevea brasiliensis isolate MT/VB/25A 57/8 chromosome 6, ASM3005281v1, whole genome shotgun sequence genome harbors these coding sequences:
- the LOC110640134 gene encoding uncharacterized protein LOC110640134 isoform X5, with protein sequence MVLLMTLQNAPPGLDYERDKKFSKSFKEMIASCLVKDPSKRPSAKKLLKHSFFKQARSNDYISRRLLEGLPALGDRIEALKRKEEDMLAQKKMPDGQKEEISQNEYKRGISGWNFNLDDMKAQASLIQDVEDPTADNNMRGSSSSLATLDAFEKQLQFQHSLEQIPEMDDNDLIQNQPTSVPLFNSSVNISKVRSEKSDDDFSIASPRYEQLVSHIPSPPDDSVEDNMSEKSVFEISGKSMEGIASQQKTGGLSGGSNSPENVVPPNKGESDELQNQPQNNPSPEGEDVLSEIPPKASKLSAAPNSDELDEKAKPPVVQQRGRFKVTSENVGIEKVVPLPILHKSHSMQVLHQHPVMSIPSPSDATSSTLSGHSLFPMLNSVLQTNILQRDTILNLMKQVCDTSANRAIDGGSMLTQLGSTERVLLEAAHDREKELLHEITELQWRLIRVQDELQKYRTENAQPDERRTNFTQMKLKERKESA encoded by the exons Atg GTATTGCTTATGACTTTGCAAAATGCACCACCTGGCCTAGATTACGAAAGAGACAAGAAATTCTCTAAG TCTTTTAAGGAGATGATAGCTAGTTGCTTGGTAAAAGATCCTTCAAAAAGGCCATCTGCAAAGAAGTTGTTAAAGCATTCCTTTTTTAAGCAAGCAAGGTCAAATGACTACATATCAAGGAGACTTTTGGAGGGATTGCCTGCTCTTGGTGATCGTATTGAGGCATTGAAG AGAAAAGAAGAGGATATGCTTGCACAAAAGAAGATGCCTGATGGACAAAAGGAGGAAATATCGCAG AATGAATATAAACGAGGAATTAGTGGTTGGAACTTCAATCTTGATGATATGAAGGCTCAAGCTTCCCTG ATACAAGATGTTGAGGACCCTACAGCTGATAATAATATGAGAGGAAGTTCAAGTTCATTGGCTACACTCGATGCATTTGAAAAGCAATTACAGTTTCAGCACTCCTTGGAACAAATTCCAGAAATG gatgataatgaTCTGATACAAAATCAACCCACTTCTGTTCCATTATTCAACTCATCTGTAAATATTTCAAA AGTTAGAAGTGAAAAATCTGATGATGACTTCAGTATTGCAAGTCCACGCTATGAACAACTTGTTTCACATATTCCTTCACCACCTGATGATAGTGTGGAAGACAACATGTCTGAAAAATCTGTTTTTGAGATCAgtggaaaatcaatggagggcaTAGCTTCTCAACAGAAAACAGGAGGTTTATCAGGTGGCTCTAATTCACCAGAAAACGTAGTTCCTCCTAATAAAGGAGAAAG TGATGAGTTGCAAAATCAACCACAAAATAATCCAAGTCCAGAAGGTGAGGATGTACTTTCCGAAATTCCTCCTAAAGCATCTAAATTATCAG CAGCACCTAACAGTGATGAACTTGATGAGAAAGCAAAACCACCAGTTGTTCAGCAAAGGGGACGTTTCAAGGTGACTTCAGAGAACGTTGGTATAGAAAAG GTGGTTCCACTTCCTATATTGCACAAGAGTCATAGTATGCAG GTGCTTCACCAACATCCTGTAATGTCTATACCGTCACCATCTGATGCCACATCATCAACTCTTTCTGGTCATTCTTTGTTTCCAATGTTGAATTCCGTTTTGCAGACAAACATTCTTCAGAGG GATACCATTCTCAATCTAATGAAGCAAGTTTGTGACACTTCAG CCAACCGTGCCATTGATGGAGGATCCATGCTGACACAATTAGGTTCCACAGAGAGAGTATTG CTAGAAGCAGCACATGACAGGGAGAAAGAGTTGCTTCATGAAATAACCGAGTTGCAGTGGAG GCTTATACGTGTTCAAGACGAACTCCAAAAATATAGAACAGAAAATGCACAG CCTGATGAACGTAGAACAAATTTTACACAAATGAAGTTAAAAGAGAGGAAGGAAAGTGCATAA
- the LOC110640134 gene encoding uncharacterized protein LOC110640134 isoform X1 produces MAPEVMEQLHGYDFKADIWSFGITALELAHGHAPFSKYPPMKVLLMTLQNAPPGLDYERDKKFSKSFKEMIASCLVKDPSKRPSAKKLLKHSFFKQARSNDYISRRLLEGLPALGDRIEALKRKEEDMLAQKKMPDGQKEEISQNEYKRGISGWNFNLDDMKAQASLIQDVEDPTADNNMRGSSSSLATLDAFEKQLQFQHSLEQIPEMDDNDLIQNQPTSVPLFNSSVNISKVRSEKSDDDFSIASPRYEQLVSHIPSPPDDSVEDNMSEKSVFEISGKSMEGIASQQKTGGLSGGSNSPENVVPPNKGESDELQNQPQNNPSPEGEDVLSEIPPKASKLSAAPNSDELDEKAKPPVVQQRGRFKVTSENVGIEKVVPLPILHKSHSMQVLHQHPVMSIPSPSDATSSTLSGHSLFPMLNSVLQTNILQRDTILNLMKQVCDTSANRAIDGGSMLTQLGSTERVLLEAAHDREKELLHEITELQWRLIRVQDELQKYRTENAQPDERRTNFTQMKLKERKESA; encoded by the exons ATGGCACCTGAGGTCATGGAGCAGTTGCATGGATATGACTTCAA GGCCGATATTTGGTCATTTGGAATAACTGCTTTAGAGCTTGCTCATGGGCATGCTCCATTCTCAAAATATCCCCCAATGAAG GTATTGCTTATGACTTTGCAAAATGCACCACCTGGCCTAGATTACGAAAGAGACAAGAAATTCTCTAAG TCTTTTAAGGAGATGATAGCTAGTTGCTTGGTAAAAGATCCTTCAAAAAGGCCATCTGCAAAGAAGTTGTTAAAGCATTCCTTTTTTAAGCAAGCAAGGTCAAATGACTACATATCAAGGAGACTTTTGGAGGGATTGCCTGCTCTTGGTGATCGTATTGAGGCATTGAAG AGAAAAGAAGAGGATATGCTTGCACAAAAGAAGATGCCTGATGGACAAAAGGAGGAAATATCGCAG AATGAATATAAACGAGGAATTAGTGGTTGGAACTTCAATCTTGATGATATGAAGGCTCAAGCTTCCCTG ATACAAGATGTTGAGGACCCTACAGCTGATAATAATATGAGAGGAAGTTCAAGTTCATTGGCTACACTCGATGCATTTGAAAAGCAATTACAGTTTCAGCACTCCTTGGAACAAATTCCAGAAATG gatgataatgaTCTGATACAAAATCAACCCACTTCTGTTCCATTATTCAACTCATCTGTAAATATTTCAAA AGTTAGAAGTGAAAAATCTGATGATGACTTCAGTATTGCAAGTCCACGCTATGAACAACTTGTTTCACATATTCCTTCACCACCTGATGATAGTGTGGAAGACAACATGTCTGAAAAATCTGTTTTTGAGATCAgtggaaaatcaatggagggcaTAGCTTCTCAACAGAAAACAGGAGGTTTATCAGGTGGCTCTAATTCACCAGAAAACGTAGTTCCTCCTAATAAAGGAGAAAG TGATGAGTTGCAAAATCAACCACAAAATAATCCAAGTCCAGAAGGTGAGGATGTACTTTCCGAAATTCCTCCTAAAGCATCTAAATTATCAG CAGCACCTAACAGTGATGAACTTGATGAGAAAGCAAAACCACCAGTTGTTCAGCAAAGGGGACGTTTCAAGGTGACTTCAGAGAACGTTGGTATAGAAAAG GTGGTTCCACTTCCTATATTGCACAAGAGTCATAGTATGCAG GTGCTTCACCAACATCCTGTAATGTCTATACCGTCACCATCTGATGCCACATCATCAACTCTTTCTGGTCATTCTTTGTTTCCAATGTTGAATTCCGTTTTGCAGACAAACATTCTTCAGAGG GATACCATTCTCAATCTAATGAAGCAAGTTTGTGACACTTCAG CCAACCGTGCCATTGATGGAGGATCCATGCTGACACAATTAGGTTCCACAGAGAGAGTATTG CTAGAAGCAGCACATGACAGGGAGAAAGAGTTGCTTCATGAAATAACCGAGTTGCAGTGGAG GCTTATACGTGTTCAAGACGAACTCCAAAAATATAGAACAGAAAATGCACAG CCTGATGAACGTAGAACAAATTTTACACAAATGAAGTTAAAAGAGAGGAAGGAAAGTGCATAA
- the LOC110640134 gene encoding uncharacterized protein LOC110640134 isoform X2 translates to MAPEVMEQLHGYDFKADIWSFGITALELAHGHAPFSKYPPMKVLLMTLQNAPPGLDYERDKKFSKSFKEMIASCLVKDPSKRPSAKKLLKHSFFKQARSNDYISRRLLEGLPALGDRIEALKRKEEDMLAQKKMPDGQKEEISQNEYKRGISGWNFNLDDMKAQASLIQDVEDPTADNNMRGSSSSLATLDAFEKQLQFQHSLEQIPEMDDNDLIQNQPTSVPLFNSSVNISKVRSEKSDDDFSIASPRYEQLVSHIPSPPDDSVEDNMSEKSVFEISGKSMEGIASQQKTGGLSGGSNSPENVVPPNKGESDELQNQPQNNPSPEGEDVLSEIPPKASKLSAPNSDELDEKAKPPVVQQRGRFKVTSENVGIEKVVPLPILHKSHSMQVLHQHPVMSIPSPSDATSSTLSGHSLFPMLNSVLQTNILQRDTILNLMKQVCDTSANRAIDGGSMLTQLGSTERVLLEAAHDREKELLHEITELQWRLIRVQDELQKYRTENAQPDERRTNFTQMKLKERKESA, encoded by the exons ATGGCACCTGAGGTCATGGAGCAGTTGCATGGATATGACTTCAA GGCCGATATTTGGTCATTTGGAATAACTGCTTTAGAGCTTGCTCATGGGCATGCTCCATTCTCAAAATATCCCCCAATGAAG GTATTGCTTATGACTTTGCAAAATGCACCACCTGGCCTAGATTACGAAAGAGACAAGAAATTCTCTAAG TCTTTTAAGGAGATGATAGCTAGTTGCTTGGTAAAAGATCCTTCAAAAAGGCCATCTGCAAAGAAGTTGTTAAAGCATTCCTTTTTTAAGCAAGCAAGGTCAAATGACTACATATCAAGGAGACTTTTGGAGGGATTGCCTGCTCTTGGTGATCGTATTGAGGCATTGAAG AGAAAAGAAGAGGATATGCTTGCACAAAAGAAGATGCCTGATGGACAAAAGGAGGAAATATCGCAG AATGAATATAAACGAGGAATTAGTGGTTGGAACTTCAATCTTGATGATATGAAGGCTCAAGCTTCCCTG ATACAAGATGTTGAGGACCCTACAGCTGATAATAATATGAGAGGAAGTTCAAGTTCATTGGCTACACTCGATGCATTTGAAAAGCAATTACAGTTTCAGCACTCCTTGGAACAAATTCCAGAAATG gatgataatgaTCTGATACAAAATCAACCCACTTCTGTTCCATTATTCAACTCATCTGTAAATATTTCAAA AGTTAGAAGTGAAAAATCTGATGATGACTTCAGTATTGCAAGTCCACGCTATGAACAACTTGTTTCACATATTCCTTCACCACCTGATGATAGTGTGGAAGACAACATGTCTGAAAAATCTGTTTTTGAGATCAgtggaaaatcaatggagggcaTAGCTTCTCAACAGAAAACAGGAGGTTTATCAGGTGGCTCTAATTCACCAGAAAACGTAGTTCCTCCTAATAAAGGAGAAAG TGATGAGTTGCAAAATCAACCACAAAATAATCCAAGTCCAGAAGGTGAGGATGTACTTTCCGAAATTCCTCCTAAAGCATCTAAATTATCAG CACCTAACAGTGATGAACTTGATGAGAAAGCAAAACCACCAGTTGTTCAGCAAAGGGGACGTTTCAAGGTGACTTCAGAGAACGTTGGTATAGAAAAG GTGGTTCCACTTCCTATATTGCACAAGAGTCATAGTATGCAG GTGCTTCACCAACATCCTGTAATGTCTATACCGTCACCATCTGATGCCACATCATCAACTCTTTCTGGTCATTCTTTGTTTCCAATGTTGAATTCCGTTTTGCAGACAAACATTCTTCAGAGG GATACCATTCTCAATCTAATGAAGCAAGTTTGTGACACTTCAG CCAACCGTGCCATTGATGGAGGATCCATGCTGACACAATTAGGTTCCACAGAGAGAGTATTG CTAGAAGCAGCACATGACAGGGAGAAAGAGTTGCTTCATGAAATAACCGAGTTGCAGTGGAG GCTTATACGTGTTCAAGACGAACTCCAAAAATATAGAACAGAAAATGCACAG CCTGATGAACGTAGAACAAATTTTACACAAATGAAGTTAAAAGAGAGGAAGGAAAGTGCATAA
- the LOC110640134 gene encoding uncharacterized protein LOC110640134 isoform X4 translates to MAPEVMEQLHGYDFKADIWSFGITALELAHGHAPFSKYPPMKVLLMTLQNAPPGLDYERDKKFSKSFKEMIASCLVKDPSKRPSAKKLLKHSFFKQARSNDYISRRLLEGLPALGDRIEALKRKEEDMLAQKKMPDGQKEEISQNEYKRGISGWNFNLDDMKAQASLIQDVEDPTADNNMRGSSSSLATLDAFEKQLQFQHSLEQIPEMDDNDLIQNQPTSVPLFNSSVNISKVRSEKSDDDFSIASPRYEQLVSHIPSPPDDSVEDNMSEKSVFEISGKSMEGIASQQKTGGLSGGSNSPENVVPPNKGESDELQNQPQNNPSPEGEDVLSEIPPKASKLSAAPNSDELDEKAKPPVVQQRGRFKVTSENVGIEKVVPLPILHKSHSMQVLHQHPVMSIPSPSDATSSTLSGHSLFPMLNSVLQTNILQRDTILNLMKQVCDTSANRAIDGGSMLTQLGSTERVLLEAAHDREKELLHEITELQWRLIRVQDELQKYRTENAQY, encoded by the exons ATGGCACCTGAGGTCATGGAGCAGTTGCATGGATATGACTTCAA GGCCGATATTTGGTCATTTGGAATAACTGCTTTAGAGCTTGCTCATGGGCATGCTCCATTCTCAAAATATCCCCCAATGAAG GTATTGCTTATGACTTTGCAAAATGCACCACCTGGCCTAGATTACGAAAGAGACAAGAAATTCTCTAAG TCTTTTAAGGAGATGATAGCTAGTTGCTTGGTAAAAGATCCTTCAAAAAGGCCATCTGCAAAGAAGTTGTTAAAGCATTCCTTTTTTAAGCAAGCAAGGTCAAATGACTACATATCAAGGAGACTTTTGGAGGGATTGCCTGCTCTTGGTGATCGTATTGAGGCATTGAAG AGAAAAGAAGAGGATATGCTTGCACAAAAGAAGATGCCTGATGGACAAAAGGAGGAAATATCGCAG AATGAATATAAACGAGGAATTAGTGGTTGGAACTTCAATCTTGATGATATGAAGGCTCAAGCTTCCCTG ATACAAGATGTTGAGGACCCTACAGCTGATAATAATATGAGAGGAAGTTCAAGTTCATTGGCTACACTCGATGCATTTGAAAAGCAATTACAGTTTCAGCACTCCTTGGAACAAATTCCAGAAATG gatgataatgaTCTGATACAAAATCAACCCACTTCTGTTCCATTATTCAACTCATCTGTAAATATTTCAAA AGTTAGAAGTGAAAAATCTGATGATGACTTCAGTATTGCAAGTCCACGCTATGAACAACTTGTTTCACATATTCCTTCACCACCTGATGATAGTGTGGAAGACAACATGTCTGAAAAATCTGTTTTTGAGATCAgtggaaaatcaatggagggcaTAGCTTCTCAACAGAAAACAGGAGGTTTATCAGGTGGCTCTAATTCACCAGAAAACGTAGTTCCTCCTAATAAAGGAGAAAG TGATGAGTTGCAAAATCAACCACAAAATAATCCAAGTCCAGAAGGTGAGGATGTACTTTCCGAAATTCCTCCTAAAGCATCTAAATTATCAG CAGCACCTAACAGTGATGAACTTGATGAGAAAGCAAAACCACCAGTTGTTCAGCAAAGGGGACGTTTCAAGGTGACTTCAGAGAACGTTGGTATAGAAAAG GTGGTTCCACTTCCTATATTGCACAAGAGTCATAGTATGCAG GTGCTTCACCAACATCCTGTAATGTCTATACCGTCACCATCTGATGCCACATCATCAACTCTTTCTGGTCATTCTTTGTTTCCAATGTTGAATTCCGTTTTGCAGACAAACATTCTTCAGAGG GATACCATTCTCAATCTAATGAAGCAAGTTTGTGACACTTCAG CCAACCGTGCCATTGATGGAGGATCCATGCTGACACAATTAGGTTCCACAGAGAGAGTATTG CTAGAAGCAGCACATGACAGGGAGAAAGAGTTGCTTCATGAAATAACCGAGTTGCAGTGGAG GCTTATACGTGTTCAAGACGAACTCCAAAAATATAGAACAGAAAATGCACAG TATTGA
- the LOC110640134 gene encoding uncharacterized protein LOC110640134 isoform X3, producing MAPEVMEQLHGYDFKADIWSFGITALELAHGHAPFSKYPPMKVLLMTLQNAPPGLDYERDKKFSKSFKEMIASCLVKDPSKRPSAKKLLKHSFFKQARSNDYISRRLLEGLPALGDRIEALKRKEEDMLAQKKMPDGQKEEISQNEYKRGISGWNFNLDDMKAQASLIQDVEDPTADNNMRGSSSSLATLDAFEKQLQFQHSLEQIPEMDDNDLIQNQPTSVPLFNSSVNISKVRSEKSDDDFSIASPRYEQLVSHIPSPPDDSVEDNMSEKSVFEISGKSMEGIASQQKTGGLSGGSNSPENVVPPNKGESDELQNQPQNNPSPEGEDVLSEIPPKASKLSAAPNSDELDEKAKPPVVQQRGRFKVTSENVGIEKVVPLPILHKSHSMQVLHQHPVMSIPSPSDATSSTLSGHSLFPMLNSVLQTNILQRDTILNLMKQVCDTSANRAIDGGSMLTQLGSTERVLLEAAHDREKELLHEITELQWRLIRVQDELQKYRTENAQI from the exons ATGGCACCTGAGGTCATGGAGCAGTTGCATGGATATGACTTCAA GGCCGATATTTGGTCATTTGGAATAACTGCTTTAGAGCTTGCTCATGGGCATGCTCCATTCTCAAAATATCCCCCAATGAAG GTATTGCTTATGACTTTGCAAAATGCACCACCTGGCCTAGATTACGAAAGAGACAAGAAATTCTCTAAG TCTTTTAAGGAGATGATAGCTAGTTGCTTGGTAAAAGATCCTTCAAAAAGGCCATCTGCAAAGAAGTTGTTAAAGCATTCCTTTTTTAAGCAAGCAAGGTCAAATGACTACATATCAAGGAGACTTTTGGAGGGATTGCCTGCTCTTGGTGATCGTATTGAGGCATTGAAG AGAAAAGAAGAGGATATGCTTGCACAAAAGAAGATGCCTGATGGACAAAAGGAGGAAATATCGCAG AATGAATATAAACGAGGAATTAGTGGTTGGAACTTCAATCTTGATGATATGAAGGCTCAAGCTTCCCTG ATACAAGATGTTGAGGACCCTACAGCTGATAATAATATGAGAGGAAGTTCAAGTTCATTGGCTACACTCGATGCATTTGAAAAGCAATTACAGTTTCAGCACTCCTTGGAACAAATTCCAGAAATG gatgataatgaTCTGATACAAAATCAACCCACTTCTGTTCCATTATTCAACTCATCTGTAAATATTTCAAA AGTTAGAAGTGAAAAATCTGATGATGACTTCAGTATTGCAAGTCCACGCTATGAACAACTTGTTTCACATATTCCTTCACCACCTGATGATAGTGTGGAAGACAACATGTCTGAAAAATCTGTTTTTGAGATCAgtggaaaatcaatggagggcaTAGCTTCTCAACAGAAAACAGGAGGTTTATCAGGTGGCTCTAATTCACCAGAAAACGTAGTTCCTCCTAATAAAGGAGAAAG TGATGAGTTGCAAAATCAACCACAAAATAATCCAAGTCCAGAAGGTGAGGATGTACTTTCCGAAATTCCTCCTAAAGCATCTAAATTATCAG CAGCACCTAACAGTGATGAACTTGATGAGAAAGCAAAACCACCAGTTGTTCAGCAAAGGGGACGTTTCAAGGTGACTTCAGAGAACGTTGGTATAGAAAAG GTGGTTCCACTTCCTATATTGCACAAGAGTCATAGTATGCAG GTGCTTCACCAACATCCTGTAATGTCTATACCGTCACCATCTGATGCCACATCATCAACTCTTTCTGGTCATTCTTTGTTTCCAATGTTGAATTCCGTTTTGCAGACAAACATTCTTCAGAGG GATACCATTCTCAATCTAATGAAGCAAGTTTGTGACACTTCAG CCAACCGTGCCATTGATGGAGGATCCATGCTGACACAATTAGGTTCCACAGAGAGAGTATTG CTAGAAGCAGCACATGACAGGGAGAAAGAGTTGCTTCATGAAATAACCGAGTTGCAGTGGAG GCTTATACGTGTTCAAGACGAACTCCAAAAATATAGAACAGAAAATGCACAG ATATGA